In Gossypium arboreum isolate Shixiya-1 chromosome 5, ASM2569848v2, whole genome shotgun sequence, a single genomic region encodes these proteins:
- the LOC128292688 gene encoding uncharacterized protein LOC128292688, which translates to MDLNRAVADDVKIDKIQKYGVEESRAIVDHGPERAELWLENTIWVFDELSCMPNECLQCAISLLRDTTYQWWNTLVSVVPRESVTWEFFQSEFRKKYISQWFLNQEHKEFLELKQGRMTVTKYEREFVRLSNYAREYVSTKEIMCKRFIDGLNEDIKLLVRILELKKIVALVNRACKVDELSKEKRKIDSEARDSRKRLMNKPYQSSSKKSRDLYTHPNAQAI; encoded by the exons atggatctcaatCGAGCTGTGGCTGATGATGTCAAGA TTGATAAAATCCAAAAATACGGGGTCGAAGAGTCTAGAGCTATTGTTGATCATGGTCCCGAGAGAGCTGAactttggcttgaaaacactatttgggtatttgatgaactttcaTGCATGCCAAATGAGTGTTTACAGTGTGCTATTTCATTATTGAGAGATAcaacgtatcagtggtggaatactttagTGTCTGTGGTGCCGAGAGAAAgcgttacctgggaattctttcagtcTGAGTTCCGGAAAAAATATATAAGTCAATGGTTTCTCAATCAAGAGCACAAAGAATTcctagaattgaaacagggccGTATGACTGTGAccaagtatgaaagagaatttgtacgattgAGCAACTATGCTCGGGAGTATGTTTCTACTAAAGAAATCATGTGTAAACGATTCATTGATGGGTTGAACGAGGATATTAAACTTCTAGTCAGAATTCTAGAATTGAAAAAAATTGTTGCCTTGGTTAatagagcttgcaaagtcgatgagcttagcaaagaaaagagaaaaatagaTTCAGAGGCCAGAGATTCAAGAAAAAGATTGATGAATAAGCCatatcaatcttcatcaaagaaatccagagatttGTACACTCATCCGAATGCTCAAGCTATATGA